The sequence below is a genomic window from Lysobacter capsici.
CAGGAACAGCAGGCCGGTGCGCAGCGCGCCGACCGGGTCGAGGTGTTCGAGCAGGGTGTGCGACAGCTGGGTTACCGCGAACACGAACACCAGGTCGAAGAACAGTTCGGCGTAGCCGACCTTGGCCTGGCCTTCGCGGCTGCGCAGCAGGGTGGGGCGGGGGTCGGTCATGGCGCGGCCTTGGGTCAGGGCGTGGATCGGGTTCGCGACAGTATCCATCCCAGCGCGAGCGCGAACGCGGCTGGCACGGCGAAGATAAGCAGGAAGATCGGCAGTTCCTCGGCCACGCTGTAGCCGGCGTGGATCACGCCGACCGCCATGTTGATGCCCGCGCCGATCAGCCACAGCGGCAGGAAGATCCTGATCGCGCTGCGCAGCGGCGCCGTGCCGGGGCCGACCAGCACGCGCGCGGCCAGCAGGCACAGCGCGAGCAGGGCGAAACCGCCGAGTATCACCAGTATGGTGTGCATGCCGACCCCCCGTGTCGATGGCGTTTGCGTCGTTGTCACGTTACCGCGGTGGGCGGCGCATCGTGCGCCGCCCACCATTCACCGCGCTCATGGTTGGCGGCGGCGCGTGCATGCGGCGTGCAGGCACGCGCCGTCGGACGGTATCGCCTCGGCGGGTGTTGCCTCAACGGGTGGTGTAGCCGCCGTTGGCGAAGATGGTCTGGCCGGTGATCCACCAGCCGTCGCTGACCAGGAACTTGATCAGCGGCGCGATATCGGCGATCTCGGTCAACCCGCTCTTGGTGCGGCTGCTCAGCGCCGCGGCGGTGGCGTGGTAGGCAGCCGATTCCTTCGACTCGGCCGGATAGAAGAACGGCGTGTCCATCGGCCCCGGGCCGACCGCGTTGACCGAGATGCCGCGTTCGCCGAACTCCTTGGACGCGGCGCGGGTGAAGTGCTCGATCGGCGCCTTGCTGCCGGGGTAGACCGCATAGAACGGCGTGTACGCGGCGAGCAGCGAGCTGACGATGGTGCAGATGTTGCCGTCGTCGGCGAGTTGCTTGCCGGCCTCCTGGATGAAGAAGAACGCGGCCTTGGAATTGACCGCGAACATGCGGTCGTACTCGTCCTCGGTCACCTCCACCAGCGGCTTCTTGATCACCATGCCGGTGGTGTTGATGGCGATGTCGAGCTTGCCGAAGCGCGCCTTGGCCGCGTCGAACAGGGCGGCGACCTCGCCGGGCCGGGTCAGGTCGCCCTGGTGGGCGAAGGCGTCGGCGCCGGCCGCGCGCACCGCGGCGACGGTCTCTTCAGCTGCGGCGCGGGTGGCATCGCTGTTGTAGTGCACGGCGATGGCGCCGGCGCCGGCGGCGGCGAGTTCGCGCGAAATCAGGCCGCCGAGGTTCTTGGCGCCGCCGCCGATGACGACGGCCTTGCCGGTGAGGGAACGGTTGGGCATGGGGCTTGCTCCGGGAAAGTGGGGAAGTGAGGGCGCCGGCCGCATGCCGCGTTGACGCGCATGTGACCGAAGTCGTGTTTACATCGGCCTGGGTCCCCGGTGCTTTCACGATGTCCGACGCGCTGTCAGTTTCTCCGCCGCCGGCGATCCCGGTCGTCTCCGGCCACGGCCGGGGCCCACGCGAGTTGATGCGCCGCGAGCTGACCCTGGGCGACGGCGTGCAGTTCGCCTTCGCCGCCGAAAGCATCGCCCAGCCGACCCAGTGGAGCGTGCATCACGACCGCCACACCCTGATCGTGCATCTCGACGGCCCGATGCGCCGGCTGGAAACCCGCATCGAGGGCGTCGGCCGCCTGCGCGCGCCGCCGGCGGCCGGCGATCTGTGGCTGATTCCGGCCGGTCGGCGTTACCAGGGCGAGGCGCAGGGCGGCGAGATCGCCTACGCCGAACTGACCATCGACCCGGCCCGCTACCCCGGCCTGCGCGACAGCCCGGCCGGCGGCACCGACCTGGCCGCGCGCATGAAACACCACGACCCGCTGGTGCATGCGCTGGCCGTGCGGCTCGCCGGGCTGAGCGGCGAGTCCGACGACCTGGCGGCGATGCTGTGCGACGCGTTGAGCCAGAGCCTGTGCCTGCACCTGTTGCGCGAACACGGCGCCGGCGCCGCACCGCCGCGCGAGCCGTCGTCGCCGTTGAGTGCGCCGCAGCGGCGCCGGGTCGAGGACTACATCGCCTCGCATCTGGACCAGCCCATCCGCCTGGCCGCATTGTCGGCGTTGACCGGCCTGAGCACCCATCGCCTGCTGATCGCGTTTCGCGCCAGCTTCGGCGCGACGCCGATCCAGTACGTGCTCGCGCAGCGCTTGCAACGCGTGTGCATGCGCCTGCGCCGCGGCGACGACGACATCACCACCATCGCGATCGGCAGCGGTTTTTCCAGCCACAGTCATCTGTCGGCGGTGTTCAAGCGGCGCTACGGCATCACCCCGAGCGAATACCGCCAGCGCGGCTGAGCGCACACGCGCACGCCGGTTCGCCTGCGCCGCGGCGTGCGTCGCGAACGCAATTCGGCCGCCGATCCCTACCCATGCA
It includes:
- a CDS encoding SDR family oxidoreductase — translated: MPNRSLTGKAVVIGGGAKNLGGLISRELAAAGAGAIAVHYNSDATRAAAEETVAAVRAAGADAFAHQGDLTRPGEVAALFDAAKARFGKLDIAINTTGMVIKKPLVEVTEDEYDRMFAVNSKAAFFFIQEAGKQLADDGNICTIVSSLLAAYTPFYAVYPGSKAPIEHFTRAASKEFGERGISVNAVGPGPMDTPFFYPAESKESAAYHATAAALSSRTKSGLTEIADIAPLIKFLVSDGWWITGQTIFANGGYTTR
- a CDS encoding AraC family transcriptional regulator; translated protein: MSDALSVSPPPAIPVVSGHGRGPRELMRRELTLGDGVQFAFAAESIAQPTQWSVHHDRHTLIVHLDGPMRRLETRIEGVGRLRAPPAAGDLWLIPAGRRYQGEAQGGEIAYAELTIDPARYPGLRDSPAGGTDLAARMKHHDPLVHALAVRLAGLSGESDDLAAMLCDALSQSLCLHLLREHGAGAAPPREPSSPLSAPQRRRVEDYIASHLDQPIRLAALSALTGLSTHRLLIAFRASFGATPIQYVLAQRLQRVCMRLRRGDDDITTIAIGSGFSSHSHLSAVFKRRYGITPSEYRQRG